In the genome of Vicingus serpentipes, the window ATTAAATTGAGTAATATCAAAAACTCCTTTTTTAACAATGTTCATAGCCCATTCCAATTCTGGGTAAGACGCTCCAATTTGATCTTCATCTGTTCTTTCATCACCCCATAAGCCATCTGTTGGAGGAGCAATTAAAATATCGTTGATAATATTAAGATGCTTTCCTAACTCAAAAACTTCGGATTTTGTTAAGTCTGCAATCGGACTTAAATCAACTCCACCATCGCCATATTTAGTGAAAAAGCCAATTCCAAAATCTTCAATTTTATTCCCTGTACCTAGTACTAAATAATTATTGATTTGGGCATGATAATATAATGTAGTCATTCTTAATCGAGCCCGAGTATTTGCTAAAGCTAAATTATCATCAGTTCGTTTTGGAATAGCATCAGTAAAGCTTTCGAAAATAGGAGTTAGATTAGTTTCAATAGATGATACATTTATATAGTTGTCTTTTAAAAAAGCAATATGATTTTTAGCTCTAGTTACTTGGCTGATATCCTGTTGAATTGGCATTTCAACACATAAAAGAGGAAGATTAGTTAAAGCTCCTAAAGTAGAAGTAACGGCTGAATCAATTCCACCAGAAACTCCAATAACAAAACCTTTGGTTCCGGATTTTTTAATATAGTCAGATAACCAATTTACAATATGATGTTTAACTTCTTCTACTTGCATTTTTTAAAAATATACACCTAAATTAAGTGTGAAAAAATTAATGTTTGCACTAGCACTTTTGTCGCTATAAACAGGATTTCCTTCGTTATTGATTGTCGCTTTACCATTTGCATTTAATACAGGGGTTTTAGAATCTAAAACATTGATAAAACCATTGTTGTATGTTAAGCCCAACATGATGTTTGTATTGCCACTTAAGTTGTATTCAATCCCTCCGCCAACAACTAGATTTATATTCATAAATTTAATATCACTAGAAGTGTTCACATCGGATTTTGTGATATTATCAAAATCAGTGTATTCGAAATCACTTTTAGATTGATAGCGCAGTCCTAAATTAACTCCAAAATTTCCATAATATGAAATGTATCCAATTTGGTTTGTTTTTAGCTTAATAGTTAAAGGAATATCAACATAGTTTATTTTTATTGATTGTTTCACTTCAGATGGAAATAATAAACCATTTACATCATAAACGCTTTCATACTTAATTTTTCCTCCAATAGAATTTATAGTAATACCAGTTGAGAATAAATAATTTTTAGCTAAATAAAACTCAGTTGATAGTCCATAAGCAAAACCTAATTTAGAGCCATCGCTGGTGTAGCCACTGCTATTAGTGCTAAGCCATGAAATAGATGGTGAAAAATGAAGTCCTAAACGAAATTTTCTTTCTTCATCAAACTCAACTACAGGATCATTGCTAAAACTATCCTCTTGGGCAGATAGATTTAAAAATAATATCCCAAATAATATTAAAGTAAGTAACTTTGTTTTTTGCATGGCTTTCTATGGTTAATTTTACTGCAAACTTAATTGAAAAATAATACTTATTAGTCTCAGTATTTTGAACTTATCAACAGCTAAATATTTAATTATAATAACTATTGGGTTAATATTTTACTCTTGTAAAAATGATCCTTTGGATATAGATGTTTCATCAGTTGATGTTACTTTAAATGTAAAACGATTTGACCAACAATTGTTTGGTTATGAAAAAATAACAGATAAAGAAGTTGATGAGCTTGCAAAAAAATACAATCCATTTTATACTGCATTTATAGAAAACATTGTAAGTATAGGCAATGTAAATGATCCTTCAGTTTACTATTACTTAAATAATTTCACTCATGATAAAAATATAAAATCAGTACAAAAAGACATTGATAATTTATATAATGATTTTAATGATTATGAAATAGGATTAAAAGAAGCTTTTCAGCATTATAAGTTTTATTTTCCAAATAAGAATATACCACAAATCATTACCTATAACTCAGGATTTAATTATGCTGTAGTTACTGATTCAAGTTACTTAGGAATAGGGTTGGAAATGTTTTTGGGGGACAAGTATCCAGCATATAAGCAGTTAGGCTTACCACAGTATAAAATAGCTTCTATGACTAATAAACATTTAGTCTCATCCGTGATGTTAGGATGGATTTCTACTGAGTTTGAACTAGAACAAGCTAACGCTGATTTATTAACCGAAATGGTTCATCAAGGTAAATTGCTTTATGTTTTAGATGCATTAATTCCTATTGAAGAAGATTCTATCAAGATAAATTACACTAATAAAGAAGTAAAGTGGAGTAATGCAAATGAGAAGCAGGTATGGTTCTATTTTATAGATAATGATTTATTGTATACAAAAGAAACCAAAGAAATTATTAAGTACATGGGAGAAGCTCCATTTATTCAAGGTTTCCCTGAGGGCTCTCCAGGAAGAATTGGGCATTGGATAGGGTGGCAAATTGTAAAAGCTTACATGGATAACAATCAAGAATTATCATTAACAGATTTAATAAAAGAAAAAGACGCTCAAAAAATATTGAATAAGTCAAAATATAAACCATAAGAAAAGATGAAGAATTCAGAAATCAATTTTAAAATTATTTTAGACGAAAATCACGTTCCTGAAAAGATAGAATGGCAAGCAACTGACACTGGAGAGGAAGAAGTGAAAGAATGTAAGGCGTTAGTAATTAGTTTGTGGGATGCAAAAGAAAACAATACACTTCGTATTGACTTATGGACCAAACAAATGATGATAGATGAAATGGAACATTTTTTTTATCAATCTTTAATTACAATGAGCGATACTTATGAAAGAGCGACTAACGATACTGAAATAGCTAACGAAATGCGTGAGTTTGGTAAAAAAATGGGCGATAAAATTTTAAGTAGAAATAATGGGTAGTAACTTAATACAAAAGTACAATATTGCAGGACCCCGATATACTAGTTACCCAACAGTTCCTTTTTGGGATGAAAAAGGTATTGATTATAAAGATTGGATTTCTACAGTAAAGCAAGCATTTAGAGAAAGTAATACAACTGAAGGGATAAGTGTTTACATTCATTTACCATTTTGTGAAAACTTGTGTACATTTTGTGGGTGTCATAAACGAATTACAAAGCAGCATGGCGTTGAAGAGCCTTATGTTGAAACGGTGTTAAAAGAATGGAATTTATATTGTAATGAATTTGATACTAAACCTAGAATAAAAGAGATTCATTTAGGAGGGGGAACACCTACTTTTTTTAGCGCAACAAATTTAGAACGATTGATAAATGGTATTTTAGCTAAATCAGAAAAATGCGACGACTTTGAATTTAGTTTTGAAGCTCATCCCAATAATACAACAAAAGAACACTTACAAACTTTATATAATTTAGGGTTTAGAAGAAATAGTTTTGGTGTTCAGGATTACGATTTAAAAGTTCAAAAGACAATAAATAGAATTCAACCTTTCGAAAAAGTTGAAGAAGCTACTAGACTTTCTCGTGAAATAGGATATAACTCAATTAGTCACGATTTAGTTTTTGGATTACCACATCAAACCAAAGAAAGTATTATAGACACAATTACGAAAACCAAAGAATTAAAACCTGATAGAATAGCGTTTTATAGCTACGCTCATGTACCATGGATAAAAGGCGTTGGACAAAGAGGTTATGATGAAAAAGATTTGCCAACTGCCGATGAAAAAAGAGTGTTGTATGAAACTGGTAAGCAATTGCTTGGAGAATTAGGTTATGTTGAGATAGGAATGGATCACTTTGCTTTACCAACAGATTCAATGCATAAAGCAATGGAGACGAAAAGTTTACACCGAAATTTTATGGGTTATACTGCTGGTAAAACACAGTTAATGGTTGGGTTAGGTATGAGTTCAATTAGTGATTCTTGGTACAGTTTTGCCCAAAATGTAAAAACAGTAGAAGAATATACTGAATTAGTTAACCGAGGAGTTATTCCAATTTTTAGAGGACACTTATTAAATAAAGAAGATTTAGTAATAAGGAAGCACATATTAGAAATTATGTGTCACTTCGAAACATCATGGGAAAAAGAGGAGATGAAGTTTCCGGAACTTAACGATTGCTTAGAAAAATTGAAAGAAATGGAACAAGATGGATTGGTAATTATTTCTGAAAATGGACTTAAGTTACCAGAACATGCTCGACCTTTTGTTCGTAATGTTTGCATGGCTTTTGATTTAAGGTTAATTAGGAATAAACCATCAACTCGAATTTTTTCTATGACAATTTAAAGAATAAGTGCTTCATGTAGTTTTTTTGTGTATTTTCGAGAAAAATTATTTTAATTATTATTATGAAAACAGGTACAGTAAAATTTTACAACGAAACTAAAGGTTTCGGATTTATTAAAGATGATGAAACAGGAGAGGAATTCTTCGTACACGTAAGTGGTATTGTTGACCAAATTGGTGACGACGACAAAGTAACTTTTGATGTTAAAGAAGGAAGAAAAGGTTTAAACGCAGTTGACGTGAAAAAAGCCTAATCACTTTATATAAGATTATTTAAAAACCTCGCTTTTAGCGGGGTTTTTTTATGGCTTTTTTGTAAATAACCTTTTTAGCAATAACACTTTGTGCTAACCCTCTTGCAACAATAAACAAAATTAGTGCAGCCCATAAAGCATTATTGTTTAGATATGGATGTAGAATGTAATAAGTGGGTAAAAACACAATAAAAGTAGCAAACAACATTGTATTTCGCATAGCTTTGCTTGCAGTTATCCCAATAAAAACACCATCCCAAACAAAAGGAATTACACTAAGAATTGGAAATAAGACCAACCACCATAAATATTCTTTTGCAATTTCAACTACTTCAGCTTGAGATGATAATAAGTATAGAAGATGTTCTCCAAGAAATAAAAAGACTAAAGCGTATGAAAATCCAAGAGCAAAACCCCAATAAAAACAATATTTAATTGCCTTTTTTAGCATAAACTTATCGTTCGCACCAAAGTACTTGCCACTAATTGATTCTGCAGCAAAAGCAAACCCATCAATTCCATAAGCAGCAATTCCAATAAACTCTAATAATAAAATATTAGCAGCTCCAATTAGTAATCCTTCTTTTCCTGAATAAATTTTAAAAAATGACAAGGTGAATATAAGGCAAAGTGTACGAATAAAAATATCTGAATTAACTAATAAAAAATCTCTTATCGCTTTATATTGAAATACACCATTAAAGGATGAATGAGTAATTTGTTTTAGGTAATGAGTAATAAAAAAAACAATAGCTAGTACTAGTCCTGTGTATTGAGCAATAACAGTTCCAATAGCAACTCCTGTTGTACCCATATTGTAATGAGAAACTAAATAATAACTTAATCCAGCATTAATAATATTTACAGCAATTGTTATAATCATAGGAATTACTGCATTTTGCTTACCCATAAACCAGCCAATAAAAGCATAAAGACCAATTGTTGCTGGAGCAGCAAAAATTCTCACATTAAAATAAGTTGTTATTTCTTCATTAACATTTGGTGAGCTATCAATTAAATAAAGAGCTAACTCTAATAAATAAGGTTTAAAAATAAATAAAAGTAATGCTCCTGTAATAGCAACAATTAAGCCTCTAAATAATACACGAAAAGTTTCGTCAATGTCTTTTTTACCTTCGTTTTGTGCTGTTATGCCAGTTACTCCCATTCTTAAAAAGCCAAATCCCCAATAGATAAAATTGAAAATCATAACTCCAAAACCAATGGCTAAAATAAAAGCTTCGCTTGAGAGGTGTCCCATCAATGAAACATCAACAAGGCTAACTATAGGAACGGATAGGTTAGCCAGAATGTTTGGAATTGCGAGTTTTAGAATTTCTTTATTCAAGACGAATTTTTTCGTTTTTTAGATAGAAAATTAAAGAAACTAATCCAATCACAAAAAATACTATTGCCGAGATATTAAATGCAGTTTGTATGGAATAAACATCGGCAACATAACCTAAAAATGGAGAGAAAATGGCAAAAATTACTCTAATCATAAAGCTTCGTATTGACATTACGGTTGCTCTCATTTCTGAAGGCGTAAAGCGATTAATGAAATCTCTTAAAACAGGGGTCGCAATTCCTCTTATTAAATAGAAAAGGAACAAGATGGCTAATCCCCAATAATTTAAAAAACTACCTAAAAAGGCGTAGCAAAAGCAAAGTCCAATTAAAATAAAAATAAGCAGTTTGTTAGTGTCTATTTTTTCTTCGATGCGATGGGCATAAAATGATGTAAATGCAACAGCTAAGTTTAAAACGGCTCCAATTATTCCATAATATTTAACTTCCATATTTAATGCAGCATAGTAAGGTTGGGCAAACCAGGCCATTACTAATGTTGTTGCGCCAATAACTGAGGAGTAAATAATGTTCCATTTTAAAGGAATATTATCGACTAATGAATATTTGATAATATATTTAATATTCGTCCATGGCTTTTTGTTGCCTAATTTAGAAACAGGAGGCTCAATTAATAAAAAAGCTACAAATAATCCAATAAAAGCGATTACGCTTTGGTAATAAAAAGGAGTTCGCAATGATATTTCAGCTAAAAATCCTCCAACAATAAAAGCTATTGCTTCTGCAAAGTTTCCTAAAGCTATAGATCTACCTTCAAACTTTATAAATTTTTCTTTCATATTAGCAGCTACTAAACTATCATACATTAAAGCTGTATCCGAACCAGAGATAAAACTTTGACCAATTCCTAAACAAAGAGCTGCAGGTAAAAATCCCCAAAAACCAGAAGCAAAAGTATAGATAAGCATTCCAATAAAACCGAAGAGAGTTCCAATTATCATACTTTTTTTTCTACCTAAAACATCAGCGATATAACCAGAAGGGATTTCTATTAATGCTATGGAAATAGAATAGATGGCTTGAATAACCATAATATCATGCAATTCAAGGCCATTTTCTTTAAAAAATAAAAAGATGGTTGGCATAAACAGCATCAGCCACTTTGATGCTTTTATTACATAAAGTTTCCAAATATTTGAAAAGAGGTTCAAATTAATTGAGACTAAGGAAGTGTTCGACTGCTAAACGATAAGAGTTTAAACCTAAACCAGTAATTACACCAATACAATTTTTTGCCATTAAAGATATATGTCGGTATTCTTCACGTGTATAAATATTTGAAATATGAACTTCAATAACCGGGCTTTTAATTCCAACAATAGCATCAGCTATACCAATAGAAGTGTGGGTGTAAGCTCCAGCATTCATTATTATTCCATCATAGCTAAAACCAACTTCATGTAATTTATTTATTAATTCACCTTCCACATTACTTTGGTAATATTCAAAATCAATAGATGAATATTTTGTTTTTAGCTGTAAAAAAAAATCTTCAAAAGAGGAATGGCCATAGATGGTTGGTTCTCTTTTTCCTAATAGATTTAAGTTTGGACCGTTAATAATTAAAAGTTTCATAATAAATTTCTGTTTCACAAAGATATATATTTGTAATTAGACTCGAATAAAAATAAACTAATCAATAATTGACCTTATAGGCTCCTAAATGAATTGGACACCAACTATAAAAGGCTTTAAATCTTATCTGCAGTTAGAGCGTTCTCTTTCAGAAAACTCTATTCAAGCTTATTTGCATGATGTTGAAATGTTGGTGCAATATTTTATTTTACATGAAATTGATGTCACTCCTCAAAATGTAGAGCAAAAGCAGGTTGAAGATTTTATCCAGTATGTAAGTAAATTAGGGATGTCCGCTACATCTCAAGCACGAATTTTGTCAGGCATAAAAGCTTTTTACAAGTATATGCTTATTGAAGACATGATTGTTAAAAGCCCTACTGAATTACTTGAAGCTCCTAAGATTGGAAGAAAATTACCTGATGTTTTAAGTATAGAAGAAATTAATTCTATAATTGATGCAATTGATTTAAGTACAAATGAAGGAGAAAGAAATAAAGCAATGTTAGAGACTTTGTATAGTTGTGGGTTAAGAGTTTCGGAATTAGTAAACTTAAAATTATCGAATTTAATGTTTGATGACGGTTTTATTATTGTGAGAGGTAAAGGAGATAAGGAACGAATCGTTCCAATAGGCAGTGTGGCAATGAAGCATATCAATGTATATGTAAATCAAATTCGAAGTCATATGCCTAATATTAAAAAGGAAAGTGAAAATATTTTGTTTTTAAATAGGAGAGGTGCTCAACTAACAAGAGTAATGGTTTTTACTATTATAAAACAATTAATCGAGAAAACTGGAATAAATAAGCAGGTAAGTCCACATACTTTTAGACATTCTTTTGCTACTCATTTAGTTGAGGGAGGAGCTGATTTACGAGCTGTACAAGAAATGTTAGGACATGAATCTATAACCACCACAGAAATTTATACACATTTAGATCGAGAATATTTAAGGCAAGCTATAATTGATTTTCATCCCCGTTCTAAGTAATTTTTTCTTAATTTGGAAGGCAATATATGAATACAAATAATCAAAATACTGGGTGGCAAAAAGAGATGGATAAAACCATTTTAAGGTATCATGTGATTGCTTTATGGGTAGCAGTAGTATTTGACATGTTATTTTATGTGACTGATTATTTTAACATTCCAGCTTATCGAAAAGAGTTCTTTATTTTTAGGCTGTGTGTATCTTTAATTTGTTTAGCAACAGTATTGCTGTATAAAAAGTTAAAAATAGCAAGACAAATAATGGGAGTAATTCCAGTTTTATTAATATCTGTTCAAAATGCTTATATGTGGAGTGTTATGGATGCCGAGCATTTACAAAAACACACATTAGCTTACATGGCACTTTTTATCGGGTCAGGTATGTTTATGTTTTATCATTGGTATTATTCAGCATTTATTGTAGTTATAAATATTGTGGCAAACATTGTCTTTTTTTACGTTAACAGTAACTTAACTTTAGATGTCATACTTGTTAATGGAGGTGTTTTAACTCTTTCAACCGCTATCTTTTCGGTTCTTTTAATTAGAATGAGATATGGCTTAACCAAAAGAGAAATTATTGCTCGTTTCGAGCTAAAAAAGTCAAAACATCAAATAGAAGAAAAAAACAAAGAAATTACTGATAGTATTAATTATGCGAAACGTATTCAAATGGCTTTAATTCCGCCAGAAAGTGTAGTTAAAGAATTGATGCCAAATTCTTTTTTAATTTATAAGCCAAAAGATATTGTAAGTGGAGATTTTTACTGGGCTACAGAGTTAACTACAACCAGTTCAATAACAGATAATGAAAAACTAATTGTTTTTTGTGTTGCTGATTGTACTGGACATGGTGTTCCTGGCGCATTTATGAGTTTAATAGGTGTTAAAATTTTGAATCAATCTGTCAAGCAAAAAAATGTAAACTCACCAGCTCAAGCGTTAGATTATTTAAATAATCAAGTGTTTCAAACAGTAAATAAACATTCTGATAAAGATAATATCGTGCGAGATGGAATGGATGCTGTTTTTTGTGCAATTAATTTTAAAACCTTAAAACTTTCTTATGCAGGGGCAAACAATCCAATTTACATTATTAGAAATGGTGAATTAATTCAAATTAAAGCAGACAAACAACCAATAGGATCTTATGAAAAACAAACTCCGTTTACTAATCATGAATTTCAGTTACAAAAGGATGATATGGTTTATGGTTTTACAGATGGTTATGTCGATCAATTTGGTGGAGACGATGGTAAAAAAATGAAATCGAAGCGATTTAAAGAACAGTTAATATTGTGTGCAAAAGACGATGTTGATGTTCAAAAAGAAAAGTTAAATAGATACTTTGAAGAATGGAAGGGAGTTTATGAGCAGCTTGATGATGTTTGCCTTATTGGAATTAAAATTTGAGGATTACAATAGCAACAAAAAAATGAATTTTACTTCGTTAAAAGATTCATTACTTTTATAGTAAACTAAACTATTAAAATGTCTACAAAGCTTAAGCTTTTCATTGTTATTATTACTACATTATTTTTTTCGTGTAAGAAAAATTTTGATGCTCCTAGCTGGGATGTGGATGTTTTAGCTCCTTTAGTTAATACCTCACTATCTTTAAATGATCTACTTCAAGATTCTTTATTAGAAACTAATACTGATGGATCATTACAAATGGTTTATCAGACAGATTTAATTGACATTGATGTAGATTCTTTATTTAAAATTCCAGATACAACTATAGTTGAAGAGTTTGTGGTTCCATTAACTTCTGTTGTAAATCCTGGAAGTACATTTTATTCTAACGATGAAGAAAAGGAATTAAATATTAGTAATGGAATA includes:
- the nadE gene encoding NAD(+) synthase, with protein sequence MQVEEVKHHIVNWLSDYIKKSGTKGFVIGVSGGIDSAVTSTLGALTNLPLLCVEMPIQQDISQVTRAKNHIAFLKDNYINVSSIETNLTPIFESFTDAIPKRTDDNLALANTRARLRMTTLYYHAQINNYLVLGTGNKIEDFGIGFFTKYGDGGVDLSPIADLTKSEVFELGKHLNIINDILIAPPTDGLWGDERTDEDQIGASYPELEWAMNIVKKGVFDITQFNTRQQEVFQIYTRLNTINQHKMQAIPVCIIPNKIK
- a CDS encoding porin family protein, producing MQKTKLLTLILFGILFLNLSAQEDSFSNDPVVEFDEERKFRLGLHFSPSISWLSTNSSGYTSDGSKLGFAYGLSTEFYLAKNYLFSTGITINSIGGKIKYESVYDVNGLLFPSEVKQSIKINYVDIPLTIKLKTNQIGYISYYGNFGVNLGLRYQSKSDFEYTDFDNITKSDVNTSSDIKFMNINLVVGGGIEYNLSGNTNIMLGLTYNNGFINVLDSKTPVLNANGKATINNEGNPVYSDKSASANINFFTLNLGVYF
- the gldB gene encoding gliding motility lipoprotein GldB; the encoded protein is MNLSTAKYLIIITIGLIFYSCKNDPLDIDVSSVDVTLNVKRFDQQLFGYEKITDKEVDELAKKYNPFYTAFIENIVSIGNVNDPSVYYYLNNFTHDKNIKSVQKDIDNLYNDFNDYEIGLKEAFQHYKFYFPNKNIPQIITYNSGFNYAVVTDSSYLGIGLEMFLGDKYPAYKQLGLPQYKIASMTNKHLVSSVMLGWISTEFELEQANADLLTEMVHQGKLLYVLDALIPIEEDSIKINYTNKEVKWSNANEKQVWFYFIDNDLLYTKETKEIIKYMGEAPFIQGFPEGSPGRIGHWIGWQIVKAYMDNNQELSLTDLIKEKDAQKILNKSKYKP
- the gldC gene encoding gliding motility protein GldC; amino-acid sequence: MKNSEINFKIILDENHVPEKIEWQATDTGEEEVKECKALVISLWDAKENNTLRIDLWTKQMMIDEMEHFFYQSLITMSDTYERATNDTEIANEMREFGKKMGDKILSRNNG
- the hemN gene encoding oxygen-independent coproporphyrinogen III oxidase, whose translation is MGSNLIQKYNIAGPRYTSYPTVPFWDEKGIDYKDWISTVKQAFRESNTTEGISVYIHLPFCENLCTFCGCHKRITKQHGVEEPYVETVLKEWNLYCNEFDTKPRIKEIHLGGGTPTFFSATNLERLINGILAKSEKCDDFEFSFEAHPNNTTKEHLQTLYNLGFRRNSFGVQDYDLKVQKTINRIQPFEKVEEATRLSREIGYNSISHDLVFGLPHQTKESIIDTITKTKELKPDRIAFYSYAHVPWIKGVGQRGYDEKDLPTADEKRVLYETGKQLLGELGYVEIGMDHFALPTDSMHKAMETKSLHRNFMGYTAGKTQLMVGLGMSSISDSWYSFAQNVKTVEEYTELVNRGVIPIFRGHLLNKEDLVIRKHILEIMCHFETSWEKEEMKFPELNDCLEKLKEMEQDGLVIISENGLKLPEHARPFVRNVCMAFDLRLIRNKPSTRIFSMTI
- a CDS encoding cold-shock protein, giving the protein MKTGTVKFYNETKGFGFIKDDETGEEFFVHVSGIVDQIGDDDKVTFDVKEGRKGLNAVDVKKA
- a CDS encoding MATE family efflux transporter; this translates as MNKEILKLAIPNILANLSVPIVSLVDVSLMGHLSSEAFILAIGFGVMIFNFIYWGFGFLRMGVTGITAQNEGKKDIDETFRVLFRGLIVAITGALLLFIFKPYLLELALYLIDSSPNVNEEITTYFNVRIFAAPATIGLYAFIGWFMGKQNAVIPMIITIAVNIINAGLSYYLVSHYNMGTTGVAIGTVIAQYTGLVLAIVFFITHYLKQITHSSFNGVFQYKAIRDFLLVNSDIFIRTLCLIFTLSFFKIYSGKEGLLIGAANILLLEFIGIAAYGIDGFAFAAESISGKYFGANDKFMLKKAIKYCFYWGFALGFSYALVFLFLGEHLLYLLSSQAEVVEIAKEYLWWLVLFPILSVIPFVWDGVFIGITASKAMRNTMLFATFIVFLPTYYILHPYLNNNALWAALILFIVARGLAQSVIAKKVIYKKAIKKPR
- a CDS encoding MFS transporter, with the translated sequence MPTIFLFFKENGLELHDIMVIQAIYSISIALIEIPSGYIADVLGRKKSMIIGTLFGFIGMLIYTFASGFWGFLPAALCLGIGQSFISGSDTALMYDSLVAANMKEKFIKFEGRSIALGNFAEAIAFIVGGFLAEISLRTPFYYQSVIAFIGLFVAFLLIEPPVSKLGNKKPWTNIKYIIKYSLVDNIPLKWNIIYSSVIGATTLVMAWFAQPYYAALNMEVKYYGIIGAVLNLAVAFTSFYAHRIEEKIDTNKLLIFILIGLCFCYAFLGSFLNYWGLAILFLFYLIRGIATPVLRDFINRFTPSEMRATVMSIRSFMIRVIFAIFSPFLGYVADVYSIQTAFNISAIVFFVIGLVSLIFYLKNEKIRLE
- the aroQ gene encoding type II 3-dehydroquinate dehydratase codes for the protein MKLLIINGPNLNLLGKREPTIYGHSSFEDFFLQLKTKYSSIDFEYYQSNVEGELINKLHEVGFSYDGIIMNAGAYTHTSIGIADAIVGIKSPVIEVHISNIYTREEYRHISLMAKNCIGVITGLGLNSYRLAVEHFLSLN
- the xerD gene encoding site-specific tyrosine recombinase XerD, which produces MNWTPTIKGFKSYLQLERSLSENSIQAYLHDVEMLVQYFILHEIDVTPQNVEQKQVEDFIQYVSKLGMSATSQARILSGIKAFYKYMLIEDMIVKSPTELLEAPKIGRKLPDVLSIEEINSIIDAIDLSTNEGERNKAMLETLYSCGLRVSELVNLKLSNLMFDDGFIIVRGKGDKERIVPIGSVAMKHINVYVNQIRSHMPNIKKESENILFLNRRGAQLTRVMVFTIIKQLIEKTGINKQVSPHTFRHSFATHLVEGGADLRAVQEMLGHESITTTEIYTHLDREYLRQAIIDFHPRSK
- a CDS encoding PP2C family protein-serine/threonine phosphatase, giving the protein MNTNNQNTGWQKEMDKTILRYHVIALWVAVVFDMLFYVTDYFNIPAYRKEFFIFRLCVSLICLATVLLYKKLKIARQIMGVIPVLLISVQNAYMWSVMDAEHLQKHTLAYMALFIGSGMFMFYHWYYSAFIVVINIVANIVFFYVNSNLTLDVILVNGGVLTLSTAIFSVLLIRMRYGLTKREIIARFELKKSKHQIEEKNKEITDSINYAKRIQMALIPPESVVKELMPNSFLIYKPKDIVSGDFYWATELTTTSSITDNEKLIVFCVADCTGHGVPGAFMSLIGVKILNQSVKQKNVNSPAQALDYLNNQVFQTVNKHSDKDNIVRDGMDAVFCAINFKTLKLSYAGANNPIYIIRNGELIQIKADKQPIGSYEKQTPFTNHEFQLQKDDMVYGFTDGYVDQFGGDDGKKMKSKRFKEQLILCAKDDVDVQKEKLNRYFEEWKGVYEQLDDVCLIGIKI